A stretch of Gossypium hirsutum isolate 1008001.06 chromosome A06, Gossypium_hirsutum_v2.1, whole genome shotgun sequence DNA encodes these proteins:
- the LOC107897075 gene encoding glycosyltransferase BC10 — MQARFGSVGSLEEGKEPAVTTRSKTPPLRVLQLFGLFLALCMAFFMISIYTIRHFGTYSVIATVKSNIVPCDEDETTSLDHWRKPPSNLLHSMSDEELLWRASFMPRIKKYPFNRVPKIAFMFLTKGPLPLSPLWERFFDGHQGLYSVYVHSLPSFEAEFPPSSVFYRRQIPSQVSEWGKMSMCDAERRLLANALLDISNEWFILLSESCIPLYNFSVIYHYIKKAKYSFIGAFDDPGPHGQGRYNESMAPEVNLTQWRKGSQWFEINRKLAVNIVEDITYYPKFKQFCRPACYVDEHYFPTMLTIQASNLLANRSITWVDWSRGGAHPATFGSADITEEFFTRIYEGHECWYNDQPSSICFLFARKFAPSALEPLLQIAPKVLGF, encoded by the exons ATGCAAGCGAGATTTGGGTCTGTTGGTTCATTAGAGGAAGGCAAAGAACCTGCGGTTACAACAAGATCCAAGACTCCACCGTTAAGGGTCCTTCAGTTATTTGGCTTGTTTCTTGCTCTGTGTATGGCCTTTTTTATGATTAGCATATATACAATCCGGCATTTTGGAACTTATAGTGTAATAGCAACAGTTAAGTCTAATATTGTGCCTTGTGATGAAGATGAAACGACTAGTTTGGATCATTGGAGGAAACCTCCTTCAAATTTGCTTCATTCAATGAGTGATGAAGAGTTACTATGGAGGGCATCTTTTATGCCTCGTATAAAAAAGTATCCATTTAATAGGGTTCCCAAGATTGCTTTTATGTTCTTGACCAAGGGACCATTGCCACTTTCTCCTCTTTGGGAGAGGTTTTTTGATGGGCACCAAGGCCTTTATTCGGTCTATGTTCATTCATTGCCTTCATTCGAAGCTGAGTTTCCTCCGTCTTCGGTTTTTTACAGAAGACAAATCCCAAGTCAG GTCTCTGAATGGGGAAAGATGAGTATGTGCGATGCTGAGAGAAGGCTCCTTGCCAATGCCTTGCTCGACATATCCAATGAATGGTTTATCCTCCTATCCGAATCCTGCATACCTCTATATAATTTCAGTGTCATCTACCACTACATAAAGAAGGCCAAATACAGCTTCATCGGTGCATTTGATGACCCTGGGCCACATGGTCAAGGCCGCTACAATGAGAGTATGGCTCCAGAGGTGAATCTCACCCAATGGCGTAAAGGTTCCCAGTGGTTTGAAATTAACCGAAAGCTTGCAGTCAACATAGTGGAAGACATCACATACTACCCAAAGTTCAAACAGTTTTGCCGTCCGGCATGTTATGTCGATGAGCATTATTTCCCGACCATGTTAACAATTCAGGCATCGAATCTGTTAGCAAATAGAAGCATCACATGGGTAGACTGGTCGAGGGGTGGGGCTCATCCTGCAACTTTCGGAAGTGCAGACATCACCGAAGAGTTCTTCACAAGAATCTACGAAGGCCATGAATGCTGGTATAACGATCAACCATCTTCCATTTGTTTTCTTTTCGCCAGGAAATTTGCTCCCAGCGCTCTGGAGCCTTTGTTACAGATAGCACCCAAGGTTTTGGGGTTCTAA